In Humulus lupulus chromosome 7, drHumLupu1.1, whole genome shotgun sequence, the following are encoded in one genomic region:
- the LOC133790136 gene encoding uncharacterized protein LOC133790136: MILRDSCFILELLCLFAEKKYHDQDDYILRTTWMRNGIKLDLVLFENQLPFSFLEKLYAFAEPRHEIENLLGSSQVQTIPYPDSEEGGSINSCIHFIKGILSFKFCHCVRGPKNPNEDINSSTSRNSTDNDDHTLLKITYNFFANLCPGIGAGKEFDRKEIKHFTDLFRHF, from the coding sequence ATGATTCTTAGAGACTCTTGCTTCATACTCGAGTTGTTGTGCCTGTTTGCTGAGAAGAAATATCATGATCAAGATGACTACATATTGAGAACTACATGGATGAGGAATGGTATAAAGCTGGACTTGGTTCTTTTTGAGAATCAGCTTCCTTTCTCTTTTCTAGAGAAGTTATATGCCTTCGCCGAGCCTCGACATGAGATTGAGAATTTACTTGGAAGCTCTCAAGTCCAGACGATTCCTTATCCCGACTCAGAAGAAGGTGGTAGTATCAATTCTTGTATTCATTTCATTAAAgggattttatcatttaaattttgtCATTGTGTCAGAGGTCCGAAGAATCCTAATGAAGATATCAATAGTAGTACTAGTAGGAATAGTACTGACAATGATGATCATACATTGTTGAAGATTACCTATAATTTCTTCGCAAATCTCTGTCCTGGGATTGGTGCGGGGAAAGAATTTGATAGGAAAGAAATTAAGCATTTTACTGATTTGTTCAGACATTTTTAG